The Kordia sp. SMS9 genome window below encodes:
- the scpA gene encoding methylmalonyl-CoA mutase, which translates to MSRKNIQHITLDQSTKTFEKGKTASFTTAEDIEVKSSYNQEDLDNVEHLDFVAGIAPNLRGPYSTMYVRRPWTIRQYAGFSTAEESNAFYRRNLAAGQKGLSVAFDLATHRGYDSDHERVVGDVGKAGVAIDSVEDMKILFDQIPLDKMSVSMTMNGAVLPIMAFYIVAAEEQGVKPELLAGTIQNDILKEFMVRNTYIYPPTPSMKIISDIFEYTSANMPKFNSISISGYHMQEAGATCDIELAYTLADGLEYIRKGLAAGMDIDTFAPRLSFFWAIGMNHFMEIAKMRAARMLWAKLVKQFNPKNPKSVSLRTHCQTSGWSLTEQDPFNNVARTCIEAAAAAFGGTQSLHTNALDEAIALPTDFSARIARNTQIYLQEETKITKTVDPWAGSYYVEKLTHEIAQKAMQLIEEVEELGGMTKAIEAGIPKIRIEEAAARKQARIDSGQDVIVGVNKYRLDKEDPLHILEVDNQTVRNAQLARLDELKQNRNASEVAEALAKLTVAAKSGEENLLALAVDAARKRATLGEISDALEAVFGRYKAQIKSFSGVYSKEIKDDSSFQKAKELAAKFAEIEGRQPRIMIAKMGQDGHDRGAKVVATGYADVGFDVDIGPLFQTPAEAAKQAMENDVHILGVSSLAAGHKTLVPQVIAELKKYGREDIMVIVGGVIPHQDYEFLFEAGAVAVFGPGTKISEAAIQLLEILIDEE; encoded by the coding sequence ATGAGTAGAAAAAATATCCAACATATCACGCTTGATCAATCAACGAAAACGTTTGAAAAAGGCAAAACTGCGTCATTTACCACAGCGGAAGACATTGAAGTAAAATCTTCATACAATCAAGAAGATCTTGACAATGTAGAACATTTAGATTTTGTAGCAGGAATTGCACCCAATCTTCGTGGACCATATTCTACGATGTACGTTCGCCGACCGTGGACCATTCGTCAATACGCAGGATTTTCTACCGCAGAAGAAAGCAATGCGTTCTACAGAAGAAACTTAGCTGCGGGACAAAAAGGATTGTCTGTTGCGTTCGATTTAGCAACGCATCGCGGATACGACAGCGATCATGAACGAGTAGTAGGCGATGTGGGAAAAGCAGGTGTTGCGATTGATTCGGTAGAAGACATGAAAATTCTCTTCGATCAAATTCCGCTCGATAAAATGTCAGTTTCCATGACGATGAACGGCGCGGTGTTGCCCATTATGGCATTTTATATTGTGGCGGCAGAAGAGCAAGGTGTGAAACCTGAATTACTCGCAGGAACCATTCAGAATGATATTTTGAAAGAGTTTATGGTGCGTAATACCTACATTTATCCACCAACGCCTTCCATGAAAATTATTTCGGATATTTTTGAATATACGTCGGCAAACATGCCAAAATTCAACAGTATCAGTATTTCCGGATATCACATGCAAGAAGCTGGCGCCACCTGCGATATTGAACTTGCATACACGTTGGCAGATGGTTTGGAATACATACGCAAAGGACTTGCCGCAGGAATGGACATTGATACTTTTGCGCCGCGACTTTCGTTTTTCTGGGCAATTGGCATGAATCATTTTATGGAAATTGCTAAAATGCGCGCCGCTCGGATGTTGTGGGCGAAGTTGGTAAAACAATTCAATCCGAAAAATCCAAAATCAGTATCCTTACGAACACATTGCCAAACGAGCGGTTGGAGTCTTACAGAACAAGATCCGTTTAACAATGTAGCGCGGACCTGTATTGAAGCAGCAGCAGCAGCTTTTGGTGGTACGCAAAGTTTGCATACCAATGCCTTGGATGAAGCCATTGCGTTGCCCACAGACTTTTCTGCACGAATTGCCCGAAACACACAAATTTACCTCCAAGAAGAAACTAAAATTACCAAAACGGTGGATCCTTGGGCGGGAAGTTACTATGTGGAAAAACTCACCCATGAAATTGCACAGAAAGCCATGCAACTGATTGAAGAAGTAGAAGAATTGGGCGGCATGACCAAAGCAATTGAAGCGGGCATTCCGAAAATACGCATCGAAGAAGCTGCGGCGCGTAAACAAGCACGCATTGACTCTGGACAAGATGTGATTGTGGGTGTCAACAAATACAGACTAGACAAAGAAGATCCATTACATATATTAGAAGTAGACAATCAAACCGTTCGAAATGCGCAATTGGCACGTTTGGACGAATTGAAGCAAAACCGAAATGCTTCCGAAGTAGCAGAAGCATTAGCAAAACTCACAGTAGCTGCGAAATCTGGAGAAGAAAACTTATTAGCATTAGCAGTAGATGCAGCCCGTAAACGTGCAACTTTAGGTGAAATTTCAGATGCACTCGAAGCTGTTTTTGGAAGATATAAAGCACAAATTAAATCATTTTCAGGCGTGTATAGTAAAGAAATCAAAGACGATAGTTCGTTTCAAAAAGCAAAAGAATTGGCTGCTAAATTTGCAGAAATAGAAGGTAGACAACCGCGAATTATGATTGCAAAGATGGGACAAGACGGACACGATCGTGGTGCAAAAGTAGTAGCAACAGGTTATGCAGATGTTGGTTTTGATGTAGACATCGGACCTTTATTCCAAACTCCTGCGGAAGCTGCCAAACAAGCCATGGAAAACGATGTACATATTTTAGGTGTTTCTTCTTTGGCGGCTGGACACAAAACCTTGGTTCCGCAAGTAATTGCAGAATTGAAAAAATACGGTCGTGAAGATATTATGGTGATTGTCGGCGGCGTCATTCCGCATCAAGATTATGAATTTTTATTTGAAGCGGGCGCAGTTGCCGTGTTTGGTCCTGGAACTAAAATTAGCGAAGCGGCGATTCAGTTGTTGGAAATTTTAATTGACGAAGAATAA
- a CDS encoding 1-acyl-sn-glycerol-3-phosphate acyltransferase, whose translation MRAIYKFIYFKLLGWKIKGSFSQEVKKCIVAVVPHTSWHDFYIGLMIRSITKTKINYVGKKELFRFPFGWYFRWTGGAPIDRTPGQNKVQAIAAVFKGKEEFRLTLAPEGTRKLVNELRTGFYYIAKEAKVPITLVAFDFGKKEVKIDKLFYPTDDIKADFAYIYKFFEGVVGKIPEKSFGYKG comes from the coding sequence ATGCGTGCCATTTACAAATTTATTTACTTCAAACTTTTAGGTTGGAAAATAAAAGGTTCATTTTCTCAGGAAGTGAAAAAATGTATTGTAGCCGTAGTTCCACATACAAGTTGGCACGATTTCTACATTGGATTGATGATTAGAAGCATCACAAAAACTAAAATAAATTATGTGGGGAAAAAAGAATTGTTTCGCTTTCCATTTGGCTGGTATTTTCGTTGGACAGGTGGCGCACCAATTGACAGAACTCCAGGGCAAAACAAAGTGCAAGCCATTGCTGCTGTGTTCAAAGGAAAAGAAGAATTTCGATTGACCTTGGCACCTGAAGGAACGCGTAAATTGGTCAATGAATTGCGCACTGGCTTTTATTATATTGCCAAAGAAGCTAAAGTTCCGATTACATTAGTAGCATTTGATTTTGGCAAAAAGGAAGTGAAAATTGATAAATTATTCTATCCAACGGACGACATAAAAGCAGATTTTGCGTATATCTACAAATTCTTTGAAGGTGTTGTTGGGAAAATACCCGAAAAAAGCTTTGGATACAAAGGATAA